The Medicago truncatula cultivar Jemalong A17 chromosome 4, MtrunA17r5.0-ANR, whole genome shotgun sequence genome includes a region encoding these proteins:
- the LOC25491342 gene encoding probable inactive nicotinamidase At3g16190 produces MTENWNHTALLVIDMQKDFIKDESPVNVKGGKDVVPNVIKAVEIARQRGILIVWVVREHDPLGRDVELFRRHLYAEGKVGPTSKGTEGAELVNGLVIKEGDYKVVKTRFSAFFSTHLHSFLQGAGVNSLVVTGVQTPNCIRQTVFDAVALDYQPVTVLVDATAAATPDIHLANVLDMKNIGVATPTLQEWSESKA; encoded by the exons ATGACAGAGAATTGGAATCACACTGCTCTTCTTGTAATCGACATGCAG aaagattttataaaagatGAGAGTCCTGTAAATGTAAAAGGAGGGAAAGATGTTGTCCCAAATGTGATCAAGGCTGTGGAAATTGCTAGACAGCGTGGAATTCTCATTGTTTGG GTAGTACGCGAACACGATCCCTTGGGAAGAGATGTTGAACTCTTTCGTCGGCATCTATATGCAGAAGGGAAAGTTGGTCCGACCTCAAAAGGAACTGAAGGTGCAGAATTAGTTAATGGACTCGTTATTAAAGAAGGGGATTATAAAGTTGTGAAGACAAGGTTTAGTGCATTCTTTTCTACACACCTTCATTCATTCCTTCAAGGAGCAGGAGTCAATAGTCTGGTGGTCACTG GTGTTCAAACTCCAAACTGTATCCGGCAAACTGTCTTTGACGCTGTAGCATTGGATTATCAACCTGTTACTGTTCTTGTTGATGCTACAGCAGCAGCCACACCTGATATTCATCTTG CCAATGTGTTAGACATGAAAAATATAGGAGTTGCAACCCCTACATTACAAGAATGGAGCGAATCCAAAGCTTGA
- the LOC25491343 gene encoding cytochrome c oxidase subunit 5b-1, mitochondrial yields MLRRLLISSQLKTLTSRRSPSSAVAVSLLSRHHFSTQSSDDSTTGIKKKVEDVVPIATGHEREEIQAQLEGRDILEIDHPEGPFGTKEAPAVVKSYYDKRIVGCPGGEGEDEHDVVWFWLEKDKPHECPVCAQYFVLEVVGPGGSPYGHGDPDHHH; encoded by the exons ATGTTACGAAGATTACTCATCTCTTCACAACTCAAAACCCTAACTTCTCGCCGATCTCCTTCCTCCGCCGTTGCTGTTTCCTTACTCTCCCGCCACCACTTCTCTACTCAATCCA GTGATGACAGTACTACTGGAATTAAAAAGAAGGTTGAGGATGTAGTTCCAATTGCTACTGGTCATGAGCGTGAGGAGATTCAGGCTCAACTTGAG GGTAGGGATATTCTTGAAATTGACCATCCTGAAGGTCCTTTCGGCACTAAG GAAGCACCTGCTGTTGTTAAATCTTACTACGATAAAAGGATAGTTGGATGCCCAGGTGGTGAAGGCG AGGATGAGCATGATGTTGTCTGGTTTTGGCTGGAGAAAGACAAACCTCATGAATGTCCCGTGTGTGCACAGTATTTTGTG CTCGAAGTGGTAGGACCTGGTGGATCACCTTATGGGCACGGCGATCCTGATCATCATCACTAA